From Nicotiana tabacum cultivar K326 chromosome 22, ASM71507v2, whole genome shotgun sequence, one genomic window encodes:
- the LOC107794881 gene encoding uncharacterized protein LOC107794881, which yields MAQKMSDPGSFTIPCTIGSYAFAKEIYDLGASINLMPLSIYTKLGIGRARPTSMLLQLADRTVNRLIGILDDVLVQMGKFVFPADFVILDFQVDEEIPIILGRPFLATWRALINYETWELKMRLNDEEVIFNVQQSMRRPSEYANCSLVEVVDMILHEDDETLTTKDPLGAF from the coding sequence ATGGCTCAAAAGATGTCTGACCCAGGTAGCTTTACTATTCCGTGCACTATTGGGAGTTATGCCTTTGCAAAGGAAATATATGACTTAGGAGccagcataaacttgatgcctCTGTCCATATATACCAAACTgggcattggcagagctagaccgACTTCGATGCTTTTGCAACTGGCTGACCGCACGGTTAACAGGCTGATAGGGattcttgatgatgtgttggtacaaATGGGGAAATTTGTATTCCCTGCAGACTTTGTTATTCTGGATTTCCAGGTAGATGAAGAGATACCTATCATTTTAGGGAGGCCATTCTTAGCCACTTGGAGAGCACTGATCAATTATGAAACTTGGGAATTAAAAATGAGGTTGAACGATGAAGAAGTCATATTCAATGTTCAGCAATCCATGAGGAGACCCAGTGAATATGCTAATTGCTCCCTAGTGGAGGTAGTGGATATGATCCTGCACGAAGATGATGAGACCCTGACTACTAAAGATCCATTAGGGGCTTTCTAA